A DNA window from Candidatus Hydrogenedentota bacterium contains the following coding sequences:
- a CDS encoding Gfo/Idh/MocA family oxidoreductase: MKQQVTRRTFLKQAAAVGIAVPLIVPKLSFAAPPSGKLQHAAIGVGGQGDYDLGQIASSGKVDIIALCDIDEANLNKAAAKYPGARLYRDWREMLEKEEKNIDSVNVATPDHTHAPASMTAIRKGKHVYCEKPLTHDVYEARKVTLAARKKGVATQMGIQIHAHDFYRTAVQWVKEGAIGKVKEWHSWSAAIYTRENKKRVEGSDPVPATLDWNLWLGTAPVRPYKKEIYHPFWWRCYRDFGGGATGDFGCHIFDPVFTALDVKDPLTISCEAECVSDEVWPAWVIANYVFPGTPLTSGKTITATWRDGGKVPPKELSPHLGADCALPPSGSMLIGEDGTLIVPHVGAPQLYPLEKFKNYAQPKLEPKNHYHEFVEAALGNGVAGANFDFSGPMAEAVLLANIANRFPGKTLEWNAKRLKFTNCREANKFLRRDYRSGFGVRGL, encoded by the coding sequence ATGAAGCAGCAAGTCACCCGAAGGACTTTTCTCAAGCAAGCGGCCGCCGTCGGTATCGCCGTTCCTCTGATCGTGCCGAAACTGAGCTTCGCGGCCCCGCCTTCCGGAAAGCTGCAGCACGCCGCAATTGGCGTGGGCGGCCAGGGTGACTATGACCTGGGACAAATTGCCAGCAGCGGCAAGGTCGACATCATTGCGTTGTGCGACATCGACGAGGCCAATCTCAACAAAGCGGCGGCAAAGTACCCGGGCGCGCGGCTGTACCGCGATTGGCGCGAGATGCTGGAAAAAGAGGAAAAGAACATCGATTCGGTGAACGTGGCGACACCGGATCACACGCATGCGCCCGCCTCGATGACGGCAATTCGCAAGGGCAAGCACGTGTATTGCGAAAAACCGCTGACGCACGATGTCTACGAAGCGCGCAAGGTGACGCTCGCGGCACGCAAGAAGGGCGTGGCCACGCAGATGGGCATTCAGATTCACGCCCACGACTTCTATCGCACGGCCGTGCAATGGGTGAAAGAAGGCGCCATCGGCAAAGTAAAAGAATGGCACTCCTGGAGCGCGGCCATCTACACGCGCGAGAACAAGAAGCGCGTCGAAGGCAGCGACCCGGTTCCGGCGACCCTTGACTGGAATCTGTGGCTGGGTACCGCGCCGGTACGTCCGTACAAGAAAGAGATCTATCATCCATTCTGGTGGCGGTGTTACCGCGATTTCGGCGGCGGCGCGACGGGCGACTTCGGGTGTCACATCTTTGACCCCGTATTTACGGCGTTGGATGTCAAAGACCCGCTGACGATTTCCTGCGAAGCGGAATGCGTCAGCGACGAAGTGTGGCCAGCCTGGGTTATCGCAAACTACGTCTTCCCCGGAACCCCGCTCACGTCTGGCAAGACCATTACCGCGACGTGGCGCGACGGCGGCAAAGTACCGCCAAAGGAACTGTCGCCGCATTTGGGCGCGGACTGCGCGTTGCCGCCAAGCGGCTCGATGCTCATCGGCGAAGACGGCACCTTGATCGTCCCGCACGTGGGCGCGCCGCAGTTGTATCCGCTGGAGAAATTCAAGAACTACGCGCAGCCGAAGCTGGAGCCCAAGAATCACTACCACGAGTTTGTCGAAGCGGCGCTGGGCAACGGCGTCGCCGGCGCGAACTTCGATTTCTCCGGGCCAATGGCGGAGGCCGTATTGTTGGCGAACATCGCGAATCGTTTCCCGGGCAAGACGCTCGAATGGAACGCGAAGCGCCTGAAGTTCACCAATTGCCGCGAAGCAAACAAATTCCTGCGGAGAGATTACCGCAGCGGATTTGGCGTTCGAGGTTTATAA
- a CDS encoding sugar phosphate isomerase/epimerase gives MEGRRLLTVAVAVWTALWMAGLCAAQAGEAPMTNPFFAMCTGTRDDQHKSFAAQAEMLKQLGYAGTDQLGTEGLPEYLAELDKRGLRFFAVYTTVNIDPSDAQWEPGLEKAIQDLKGRDAFLWLSLISKKHGVSSPDGDQNAVDVITRIADMAKPNGLRIALYPHTACWLERVEDAVRVAQKVNRPDVGVTFNECHWLKVDGKDLRARLELAKPYLFVVTISGADTGGTDWKTLIQTLDRGSFNQGELLSILRELKYTGPIGLQGYGIGGDVHENLRRSMEAWRALSASNARAPQPAK, from the coding sequence ATGGAAGGACGTCGGTTGTTGACCGTAGCGGTGGCCGTATGGACCGCGCTCTGGATGGCCGGCTTATGTGCCGCGCAAGCAGGTGAGGCGCCCATGACCAATCCATTCTTTGCAATGTGTACGGGCACGCGCGACGACCAGCACAAGTCGTTTGCGGCGCAAGCGGAGATGCTCAAACAACTCGGCTATGCGGGCACCGACCAACTGGGCACGGAAGGCCTTCCCGAGTACCTCGCCGAGTTGGACAAGCGGGGACTGCGCTTCTTTGCCGTGTACACGACGGTGAACATCGATCCGTCCGACGCACAATGGGAGCCGGGGCTGGAGAAGGCCATTCAGGACCTTAAGGGGCGCGATGCATTCTTGTGGTTGTCGCTGATCAGCAAGAAGCACGGCGTCTCTTCGCCTGACGGCGATCAGAATGCCGTAGACGTCATCACGCGAATCGCCGACATGGCCAAGCCGAACGGTCTGCGCATTGCACTCTATCCGCATACGGCATGCTGGCTCGAGCGCGTCGAAGACGCCGTGCGCGTGGCGCAGAAAGTCAATCGGCCCGATGTCGGCGTGACGTTCAATGAGTGCCACTGGCTGAAGGTGGATGGGAAGGACCTTCGCGCGCGTCTCGAACTGGCCAAACCCTATCTGTTTGTCGTCACGATCAGCGGGGCCGACACCGGGGGAACAGACTGGAAGACGCTGATACAGACGCTGGATCGCGGCAGTTTCAATCAGGGAGAACTACTGTCGATTCTGCGCGAACTGAAGTACACCGGGCCTATCGGCTTGCAGGGGTATGGCATTGGGGGCGACGTGCACGAGAATCTCAGACGATCAATGGAAGCGTGGCGCGCGCTCAGCGCGAGCAACGCGCGGGCTCCTCAACCGGCCAAGTGA